The sequence below is a genomic window from Lolium perenne isolate Kyuss_39 chromosome 4, Kyuss_2.0, whole genome shotgun sequence.
AAGTAGTATAACTTGTTGCAATCTGTATAAACTTACATGTATCAATTCATACACGAGAGCTTGTTCCGAGCCGAAGGCATACATGATAATGCTATACTAATTGGTAAGCCTAATACATAGCAAGCCTCAGCCTCATTACATGCATAACCTGTTGCATATAACAAAACGCTGGGTTCCTCCGTACTTTCATGTTTTCAGGAAGCTTGGTTACGGTATTTTACATCAGGTCTACTTGAGCAACAGAACAAGAATGAGAATGACTGAAGTAGAGGAACCAAAGGGTTTCACGAGATTGCAGGCGTGGGTTTATCTGCAACCAGCTCAGTCCTTTGTTTCACTCATTCTTGTATTTGAAAGTCGAAACAGTGCAGGATCTGATGCATCAACCCTGGTCTTAGTTCTCCCTGATAATGTTTGGATGTAATAACACTTGTCAATATGACCCATACATGTATTGATTATCAGGCGCCACAAGACATGGGCTGTGGGTGCCAAATGATCGAAGAGACCAGTCAGCATCATGACACTGCTGAATCAGATACAGACTGTGAGGTATTCAGCACTCTAAAATCTATTAACCGTTCAGTTTACAGACTGATGTTTCAGTTGCGTGCCTGGTATTAGTTGTCTTTTAAATTCATGCCGATGCAAGAGTGGATTTTTATAGTCTACAAATTGAAATTTCTTATTTTTTTATCTGGTAGAATTGACATACAAATATGGATTAGGAAACTGAATACATATGTCTAGGGGACACTTGCATGTTAATGAAGTAGTGAGTATTGAGTAGTGACTGGGAATTCACCCAGTATTGCTGTTCCTCCGGGCCATATTTTTCCTACTGTTTATGAAGACAAGAGATTTATGCTGCATGCATGGGTGTATACTGAATCCTAGACATGTCCAAAGAGAGTCGCACACAAATCCATCTACTAGTAACTGTACAGCCACTGTTCTTCTTTCATGTACAGATTGAATATAGAATGTGGGGCAAAACTATTAAACCAATATATATTTTGGTAGTTCAAGTAACATGGCCTGTGTGCTTTCTTCTGACAGTACTGGCCTCCAAGTCGTCTCTCGCGCCAGCATTTCTTCTCATGTTGTTCAAAGTTCCCTCCCACTTGCAGCGGCGATGCACGAGTAGCATAACACTCACACAAGCTCCTCAGTATGGCCTCTCTGTCCCTCTCTCTCATACGCCTTGCATGTGATTGTCATCTGGGCCATAGTTTAGTTTTGTCCCTGTAGGTCAGAGTCTTGGGCTGGGTTGTGCACTGTGTAGATGAGAAGCTCACTTCCTCTAGTTGCAGCTAACACTATTTAACACACCAGTAGCCACTCATTTCTTTCTCCCATGCACTTGTCTTCCCTCTCTCCGAACACCCCTTCTTAGTTCCTCGCCGTCCCTGTcttccaccttttctatctctcaAACTTGTCTCACCCCAACCATAAACCCTCACTGCCTTGGTCTCTCTCTTGAAAACACAGACCTCCCATCTCTCCGAGGTACACATCTATACCTTACCACATCAACTGATAGCACTCACATTGCCAAGATGTCGAGCCGTAGGTCACGGTCGAGGCAGTCAGGCTCGTCGAGGATCACTGACGAGCAAATCAGCGACCTTGTCTCCAAGTTGCAGGACCTCCTCCCTGAAGCGCGCCTCCGGGGCAATGACAGAGTACGTACTAATTCTCTGGCATTATCATTTTATGCAGCAAATGACATATGGTCGCTTCAGAAATTATACTCTTCTAGAATCTAGTGTTCACCGTTCAGTCACTTCGGTACATTAAGGCATAATAGATGATCTGATAGTTATGGTGTGGCCTAAATTGTCAGTTTTATTTCTCTGCAAGAGTTGGATATTCTAGGGACTAATGAACTACATCAAATAATTTGTTGTAAGGCCAAATGACAGAGTACGAAACAATTCGTTGGCATTGTCACTTTATGCAGCAAATGGTCATTCGCTCCAGAAATTGTACTAGAAGAAAAGTGTCCACTTATGTCTGATAATTACAATCCAGTGTTCACCGTTCAGTTCAATCAGTAAggtcaaatagatgatcttgcaaTTGCATGCTCTATTATTTGTCCAAAAGAATTCAATATTCTATGAATCAGGGCAGACAGTCCTACGATTACATGCTCTTCCCATGCTTCAACTTGTTGCATGGGCTAACATTATAATGATCTTTGCCTGACAGAAGACCATTTTTTTCCCTTTCGTTCCCAATTCAGGTGCCATCTTCAAGAGTGCTGCAGGAGACGTGCAGCTACATCAGGAGCTTGCACCGGGAGGTCGACGACCTGAGCGAGAGGCTGTCTGAGCTGCTGGCGACGTCGGACATGAGCACCGCACAGGCGGCTGTCATCCGCAGCCTTCTGATGTAGTGAGAGAGAGATGGTCCTCGTCCTCGCCACTGTTCTTGCCGAGCGCACAACCCCGAGTTTGAAGTTTGTAGCTTAGAGCGTGATCACTTAATCTAGCGCCGGCGTTGCAGGTTACCTAATTCGTGTCTACGTGGATACATGCTGCTATCGTGTCATCATTGTTAATCAGGCCCATCTTTTTCGTGTATTTAATCGTCATTCGTGCAAATAATAATCATGTAccttgtgtgtatgtgttgtaATTTTGCAATGTCACTCAGTAGTGGTACTGCCTGGCTAGCCGCGTGGAGCCAACAGTCAAGGTGTTGCTACCTGTTTTGGCACAAGAAGATTCATGGGAGTTGTCTTCTTTTGGGCAACATCGGGGTTGGTCGCTGCTCTGACGGGAGATTCCTTTCGCTCTCTCTTACAACTTTCCAGATCTCGAAGATGTGCCAGGTCGTAGACAAAAAGTTTTTCAACCACTATCGTCAGGACATCTCTACCAATAACGGCTCCACGATGAGAATCCCAACTACAGGTCATTTGGCCAGTTCGACGACTTACCGCCGCAGCTCCACAAGATATTCGACTTGTTTCGAAGGACACAAAACAGGGAAATGTCAGTTGCGACAGTTGACACTCGGTTAAAGTGGTAGCCAACCAGAAACGACTGGCAGATTAAAATTTTGCAGTGGCCGTGGGGAAGGAGCTCGCGAATTGGCTGTAGACACGATAACCTTTTCAATTGCCTGTAAGGTGGGACGAGTCGACGGGAGAGAGGATCCCATAATATCTCGATATCATTTTCAATGGAACCCTACAGGATCCTGCTGCCCCTCCGCGCTTCCGGCGTCGTCCCATGCGCCAGTGCTTGCGCGTACGTTTTCGTGGGTCAATCCTAGCTACGAAGCTAGGGCGTGTTTGTTATTTGGCAGTCATTTTGGCACTCCTGGGGAGACTGGGAGAGCATGCCCCCTCCAAAAGGAGCTCCATATCAATATTCTTTACTTTGTTTGGTAGCTCGCAGACAGTAGTTGCTTAGAGTAGGCAACTATTCTCTCTTTGTTTTGCTACACACAAGTCATTTTGTCTCGGCTGATCCAAATCACCCATGTTTAGTTGCACACATGAGGTTGATATGGTAACCTCCTAAGTTGGAGTGATGTGGTAAATTAGCAGCAACGATTGCATAATAATAGTTACTAATATTTAGTAAAGGGTATGGTAATATGCAACACCACGTAACTAATAGCTACCCTAATGTCCGATGCATCACGAGTAAAACAACTATGAGTAAAACAACTATAACTCATAATACCGATGGAACCTAGGGACAACTAGGGTAGATCCTATGCGGGTACAACTATCTCTGTATAGGAATATCTGCCATGTACTATGAGAGGGATAGGGAGATGAGAGGGTTACCTTTTCCCCGGGAGGAAGAACCTGAGGGCGTCGACATGGTGGCGACGGCGCGAGCTGTGACAGCGGTGGAGCTTCCCGTTGGCACGCGCTAACCCTAGATCGGTAGGGAGTTTTCGGTGGGGTGTTTGGCACACACAACGAACCTTGTAATGTGTGCGTATGACCTCCACCTCTCTATATAGCGCGGCGataggggcccaccaaccattGATCGATTGGGCGCCCCCGATTAGGatgcgggtgatacgtctcaaacgtatctataatttcttatgttccatgctagttttatgacaatactcacatgttttatatacactttatatcatttatatgcattttccggcactaacctattaacaagatgccgaagcgccagttcctgttttctgctgtttttggtttcagaaatcctacacaggaaatattcttggaattggacgaaacaaaagcccagggtcttattttccacggagccttccagaagtccgaagaggaaacgaagaagagccgaggtggccccacaccacctggcggcgcgaccaaggaggggggcgcgccgccctagggtgtgggcccctcgagcctctcccgactctgcctcttcgcctatttattctctccgtcacgaaaaccctattaccgagagccacgatacgagaaaagttccagagacgccgccgccgccaatcccatctcgggggattcaggagatcgcctctggcaccctgccggagaggggaatcatcacccggaggactctacatcaccatgatcgccttcggactgatgtgtgagtagttcatccttggactatgggtccatagcagtagctagatggttgtcttctcctcttgtgctatcatgtttagatcttgtgagctgcctatcatgatcaagatcatctatttgtaatgctacatgttgtgtttgttgggatccgttgaatatggaatactatgtcaagttgattattgatctatcatatatgtgttgtttatgatcttgcacgctctccgttgctagtagaggctctggccaagttgatacttgtaactccaagagggagtatttatgctcgatagtgggttcatgcctccattgaatctgggacagttacagaaagttctaagtttatggatgtgctgttgccactagggataaaacaacaatgctttgtctaaggatatttgtattgtttacattacgcacagtacttaatgcaattgtctgttgtttgtaacttaatactggaaggggtgcagatgctaacccgaaggtggactttttagtcatagatgcatgctggatagtagtctatgttctttgtcgtaatgccctaagtaaatctcatattagtcatcatgatatgtatgtgcattgttattccctctctatttgtcaattgcccaactgtaatttgttcacccaacatgctatttcttattggagagacaccactagtgaactgtggaccccggtccattcttttatatctgAATACAGTCTaccgcaatcattgttctctgctgttctttgcaaacaaacatcattctccacaccatacgtttaatcctttgtttacagcaagccggtgagattgacaacctcactgttaagttggggcaaagtattttgattgtgttgtgcaggttccatgttggcgctagaatccctggtgttgcaccgcactacactccttcaccaacaaccttcacgtggccttcatctcctactggttcgataaccttggtttcttactgagggaaacttgctgctgtacgcatcacaccttccacttggggttcccaacgaacgtgtgcttcgcGCGTCATCAGCGGGTCAAAGGGCATGTCGAGCCATTGGGCTCGTACGTGGTGGAGATCAACCTAACATTCTTCCCTTTGATCTCGTCTTTACTTTTAACTTCATACTTTTACTTTACTCGTTTCATCACGGATCAGTACATAGGGCATGTTTCACCGTCATAGCTCGATTGCCGATAGAATCAGGCATCCACAATATATTTTTCTGTTTTGAAACAAAATTCTTTTCCTTTTAGGTCTCTTATGATCTAGGAATGGTAAGGATTTTCCTTAAACCTATGCCAGCTAACTGCTCCTTGAACACACTAGGACACTAGGTGGTACCCTTTTGTTAGCGGATCCGTAAACATATCCTTTGTACTTGTATGCTCGAGACTTATAGTGTGATCctggaccttgtgtttcacaacataatactttACCTTAATTGGTTTCGTAGCAttactcgacttgttgttgtgaCCTTAAAATACTGCGGGCTGATTGtcgcagtacatctttagtggtttATCAATACAACCAACAACTTTCAAGTCGGGTATGaatttctttaaccataatgTTTGTCTTgtggcttcataacatgctataaatttTGCATACATCGTGGACGATGCAACTATTGACTGTTTTGAGCTTCTCCATGAAATAGCCCCCCCTGTGAGAGTGAACACCTATCCAGTTGTGCattttctatcatctttatcTCCCACAAAATCTGCATCTAAACCCTATTATTTCCAGGGAATCAGATCTTCTGTATGTTAGCATGTAGTtctttgtgcctttcacataacgCAATGTCCTCTTTATCATTTTCCAGTGCTCTATacctggattttcttgatatctaccgagCACCCCGGTGATAAAAGTTAAGTCaggcgagtgcacacttgtgcatgttGTAGGCTTCCGATGGCCGAAGCATGCATATGGAACCActttcatttgatcgagctcgtattgGTTCTTGGGATATTGAAATTTCCGAAAACTGCcgcccttgactataggggcaggtgtggcattgctcttatgcatattatacttatttagaatcttttctaaataagccttttgCGATAGTCATAGTACTCCATTTGTcctatctcggtgaatttctatgcccaaaacatatgatgtttcaccaagatctttcatatcaaaattttaGGACAAGAACTTCTCTGTCTCTTGTAGTAGACTGACACCATTGTTGGCAAGAAAGATATCAGCCACATACGAAATCAGGAAACGGTATTTCCCATttttaaactttgcataaacgTAGTTGTCCTCAATGTTTTCTTTAAATTCAAATCTCTTAATTTTCTTATGGAACTTTAGATAGCACTTCTAGAGCTTGCTTTAATCCATAGATGGATTTCTTTAGGCGCCATCCCATATCTTCCTTGCCCTCCATCATAAAACCCTTGGGTCGTTTCATGTAGACATTTTCTTCTAAATCCACGTTTCGAAATGTCGTCTTTACATCCATCTAATGTAGCTCTAAAgcaaaatgtgcaactagtgccattatgattctgaaggaatccttacatgagactggagaaaatgtctcattgtaatctatCCCTTCTCTTTGTGTAAAACCTTTTGCCACAAGTCGTGCTTTGTACTTTTCTACATTTGCATTGGAGTCATATTTGATTTCGTAGACCCATTTGCAGCCTACTGTTTTGGCTCCTTTAGGAATATTTTCTAAGTCCCAAACATCGATTTCAtttcatcttccatggcctccactcACTTTGATGAGTCAGGGCTTTTCATGGCTTCTTCATATGAAGTGGGATCGGCTTCCATATGAACCACGATGTCATCGACGTAGGCCTCTGCGCTCCGGCCCATTTGCTCACCGAGGGTGATGCCCATCAGCCTCTGGAAGGTAGCTCCAGCGCATTCTTGAGGCCGAATGGCATGCCGGTGTAGCAGTAGATGCCGTACGGTGTGGTGAACGTTGTCTTCTCTGCATCCACCTTGGCCATCTTGATCTGGTGATAGCTTGAAAAGGCATCCAGAAAGCACAGAAGATCGCACCCGGCGGTGGATTCGACGATCTCGTCGATGCACGGTAGCGGGTATGGATCCTTGGGCAGGCCTTGTTGAGGTCCGTGAAGTCGATGCAGAGGTGTCCTCCTCCCACTGGCTTGGGCACAACGACAGGGTTGGCCAACCACTCGGCGTGAGCGACGGACTCGATGAGTTGGTCCTTCTTAAACTTCTCCACCTCCTCGACGATGAATTGCTGCTTCTGCGGCGCTTGACGTCGTACCTTCTATTTTACCgggcgtgtgatacgtctccgacgtatcgataatttcttatgttccatgccacattattgatgatatctacatgttttatgcatactttatgtcatatttatgcattttccggcactaacctattaacgagatgccgaagagccagttgctggtttctgctgtttttggtttcagaaatcctagtaaggaaatattctcggaattggacgaaatcaacgctcaggggcctattttgccacaaagcttccagaagtccgagggagagacgaagtggggccacggggcgccgccacactagggcggcgcgacccagggggggcccgcgcggccccatcgtgtggggcccccgtgacgcctcctgacctgcccttccgcctacttaagtcttcgtcgacaatagccccagtaccgagagccacgatacggaaaaccttccagagacgccgccgccgccaatcccatctcgggggattcaggagatcgcctccggcaccctgccggagaggggaatcatctcccggaggactcttcaccgccatggtcgcctccggagtgatgagtgagtagttcacccctggactatgggtccatagcagtagctagatggtcgtcttatcctaattgtgcttcattgtcgggtcttgtgagctgcctaatatgatcaagatcatctatctgtaatgctatatgttgtgtttgttgggatccgatggatagagaatactatgttatgttgattatcaatctattacctatgtgttgtttatgatcttgcatgctctccgttattagtaggggctctggccaagtttttgctagtaactccaagagggagtatttatgctcgatagtgggttcatgcctccattaaatctgggacaagtgagaaagttctaaggttgtggatgtgctgttgccactagggataaaacatcgatgctatgtccgaggatgtagttgttgattacattacgcaccatacttaatgcaattgtctgttgtttgcaacttaatactggaaggggttcggatgataacctgaaggtggactttttaggcatagatgcatgctggatagtggtctatgtaatttgtcgtaatgcccaattaaatctcactatactcatcatatcatgtatgtgcatggtcatgccctctttatttgtcaattgcccaactgtaatttgttcacccaacatgctatttatcttatgggagagacgcctctagtgaactgtggaccccggtccattcttttaatcgaatacaatcccatcgcaatacttgttctactgttttctgcaaacaatcatcatccacactatacatctaatcctttgttacagcaagccggtgagattgacaacctcactgttacgttgggacaaagtactttggttgtgttgtgcaggttccacgttggcgccggaatccctggtgttgcgccgcactacatctcaccgccatcaaccttcaacgtgcttcttgactcctactggttcgataaaccttggtttctaactgagggaaacttactgctgtacgcatcacaccttccacttggggttcccaacggtcgcgtgctgtacgcgtgtcaagctaaatttctggcgccgttgccggggagatcaagacacgctgcaaggggagtctccacttccaatctctttactttgtttttgtcttgctttattttatttactattttgtttgctgcattatatcaaaatacaaaaaaattagttgctagttttacttactgtcttgtttgcactctatatcaaaaacacacaaaaattagttacttgtatttgctttacttatttcatcatgtttcctcttaattttactgtaaaagatataccggtaggacaagggtctataattggaagagataatatagaagattttttcacccatgttagtatgcatgaagatcttaaagatataccccttgcaaaagctgtccctacttatgaagatgcctctgtttgtttggtacgcatgatggaagctagatttattagtctcaaccccatgatacaacacatgtttcttacactttctgatatggagaggggagagaagagagattttgtcctaaaagtcctagtgcgagaatttgaggatatagccaaagaagctagaaaagtttttagtaagcatgagaggcttggtatgatcaccaattttaaaagaacacttaaaaagatggatatggatataattaagtacactaataacattaatgatggtgggaagattaaagcaccaataccttgcaagctcctagcaatgcatgaagctctagatgataattatgcttggcttgtccctgaaaatttgtttgatgagagtagcaagcccaagactaataaaaagggagcctctgaaacttatgtatccaaaatacaatgcatggttgagaaaactccaaaccccgctgtagattgatgtctacgcccccctccttttcctgtagacagtgttgggcctccaagagcagaggtttgtagaacagcagcaagttttcccttaagtggatcacccaaggtttatcgaactcagggaggaagaggtcaaagatatccctctcatgcaaccctgcaaccacaaagcaagaagtctcttgtgtccccaacacacctaataggtgcactagttcggcgaagagatagtgaaatacaggtggtatgaataagcagtagcaacggcaccagaaaagtgctttgcccaggacagtaaacaagcagtagtaacgcagcgtagtaacgcaaagataaaaggtaaacaagcagcgatagcagtatttaggaacaaggcctagggatcatactttcactagtggacactctcaactttgatcacataacagaatagataaatgcatactctacactctcttgttggatgatgaacacattgcgtaggattacacgaaccctcaatgccggagttaacaagctccacaattcaatgttcatatttaaataaccttagagtgcatgaaagatcaacacgactaaaccaagtactaacatagcatgcacaccgtaaccttcacactatgtaggaggaatagatcacatcaataccatcatagcaatagttaacttcataatctacaagagatcataatcatagcctacgccaagtactaacacggatgcacacactgtcaccattacaccgtgcaggaggaataaaactactttaataacatcactagagtagcatgcagataaattgtgatacaaaacacattgcaatcataaagagatataaataagcacttcactatgccattcataacagtgaataagtattctgtgaaatatagcctaagagacccacacggtgcacacactgtcacctttacacacgtgggacaaggagtctccggagatcacataagtaaaattcacttgactagcataacgacatctagattacaagcatcatcatatggatctcaatcatgtaaggcagctcatgagatcattgtattgaagtacatagggagagagatggaccacatagctaccggtacagccccgagcctcgatggagaactactccctcctcatgggagacagcagcgttgatgaagatggcggtggtgtcgatggagaagcctttcgggggcacttccccgtcccggcggcgtgccggaacagagactcctgtcccccagatcttggcttcgcgatggcggcggctctggaaggtttctcgtaccgtggcttttttcgtctcgaggttttaggtccaggggctttatataggcgaagaggcggcgtcaggaggtcgaaggggcgaccacactataggggggcgcgggcccccccttggccgcgccggcctagggtttggtgggcctgtgccccctctctggcgattctcgggtgttctggatgcttccgggcaaaata
It includes:
- the LOC127296917 gene encoding uncharacterized protein isoform X2 translates to MHNLLHITKRWVPPYFHVFRKLGYGILHQVYLSNRTRMRMTEVEEPKGFTRLQAPQDMGCGCQMIEETSQHHDTAESDTDCEVPSSRVLQETCSYIRSLHREVDDLSERLSELLATSDMSTAQAAVIRSLLM
- the LOC127296917 gene encoding transcription factor ILI6 isoform X3 gives rise to the protein MTLLNQIQTVRSRSRQSGSSRITDEQISDLVSKLQDLLPEARLRGNDRVPSSRVLQETCSYIRSLHREVDDLSERLSELLATSDMSTAQAAVIRSLLM
- the LOC127296917 gene encoding transcription factor ILI1 isoform X1; protein product: MSKESRTQIHLLVTVQPLFFFHVQIEYRMWGKTIKPIYILVVQVTWPVCFLLTVLASKSSLAPAFLLMLFKVPSHLQRRCTSSITLTQAPQSRSRQSGSSRITDEQISDLVSKLQDLLPEARLRGNDRVPSSRVLQETCSYIRSLHREVDDLSERLSELLATSDMSTAQAAVIRSLLM
- the LOC127296917 gene encoding transcription factor ILI6 isoform X4 codes for the protein MSSRRSRSRQSGSSRITDEQISDLVSKLQDLLPEARLRGNDRVPSSRVLQETCSYIRSLHREVDDLSERLSELLATSDMSTAQAAVIRSLLM